The proteins below are encoded in one region of Populus alba chromosome 2, ASM523922v2, whole genome shotgun sequence:
- the LOC118049298 gene encoding auxin-induced protein 22D — MERLMAYERHLNLKATELRLGLPGSDEPEKPSTTPSVRSNKRASPEISEESRSKGSSSLSSNVENCEGDGAPPAKAQVVGWPPIRSYRKNCLQPKKNDRVDGAGMYVKVSVDGAPYLRKIDLKVYRSYPELLKALEDMFKLTIGEYSENEGYNGSDFAPTYEDRDGDWMLVGDVPWDMFISTCKRLRIMKGSEARGLGC, encoded by the exons ATGGAGAGGTTAATGGCATACGAAAGACATCTAAATCTAAAGGCAACAGAACTGAGATTAGGGTTGCCTGGAAGCGATGAACCGGAGAAACCATCAACCACTCCTAGTGTCAGGAGTAACAAGAGAGCATCACCAGAAATATCAGAGGAGTCTAGGTCCAAGGGCAGCTCTAGTCTGTCCTCCAATGTTGAAAATTGTGAAGGAGATGGTGCCCCTCCTGCCAA GGCACAGGTAGTGGGATGGCCACCAATCCGATCTTACAGGAAAAATTGCTTGCAACCAAAGAAAAATGATCGAGTTGATGGTGCTGGAATGTACGTCAAAGTAAGCGTGGATGGAGCTCCTTATCTCAGGAAGATTGATCTTAAGGTGTACAGGAGCTACCCAGAGCTCCTCAAAGCGTTGGAAGATATGTTCAAGCTTACCATCG GAGAGTACTCGGAGAATGAAGGATACAATGGATCTGACTTCGCTCCTACTTACGAAGATAGAGATGGAGATTGGATGCTTGTTGGAGACGTTCCATGGGA TATGTTTATCTCCACCTGCAAGAGGCTGAGAATTATGAAGGGATCAGAAGCTAGAGGATTGGGTTGTTAA